A genomic segment from Alteribacillus bidgolensis encodes:
- a CDS encoding ATP-binding protein encodes MEKLAFQEMMDRLRARAEEVRNDPSRAAKSGGLNQENERDYDCPKCKDKTGYIAVRDGMEVWVQCSCIEWRRAQRLLRSSEITNDFKKLGFQNFRTEGKPELIKGAYECALSYFRNFEVVEGKRQNSIALLGQPGVGKTHLLTAIANNLIRKRQVPVLYFPYVEGFNNLKDNFDKLEEKMERMKKADVLFIDDLFKPTGKDKKPRATEWQIEQTYAVINHRYLNHMPVLISSELPIDQLVEVDEALATRIYEMCKDYLVLIQGDRFQLNHRLEGKV; translated from the coding sequence ATGGAAAAGCTAGCTTTCCAGGAAATGATGGACAGGCTAAGAGCCAGAGCAGAGGAAGTCAGGAACGATCCATCACGGGCGGCCAAGTCGGGTGGATTAAACCAGGAAAACGAGCGTGATTATGACTGCCCCAAATGCAAGGACAAAACCGGATACATTGCCGTACGGGATGGAATGGAAGTCTGGGTCCAGTGCAGTTGTATTGAGTGGAGAAGAGCTCAAAGATTGTTGCGTTCGAGCGAAATAACTAATGACTTTAAAAAGCTAGGCTTCCAAAATTTTAGGACGGAAGGAAAGCCAGAATTGATAAAGGGAGCTTATGAGTGTGCCTTAAGTTATTTTAGGAATTTCGAAGTCGTTGAAGGAAAACGTCAAAATAGTATTGCATTGTTAGGCCAACCAGGAGTCGGTAAAACACATTTACTAACAGCTATAGCAAATAATTTGATTCGAAAAAGACAAGTACCAGTACTGTACTTCCCTTATGTAGAAGGTTTTAATAACCTAAAAGACAATTTCGACAAGCTGGAAGAAAAAATGGAGCGCATGAAAAAAGCTGATGTCCTCTTTATCGATGATTTGTTCAAGCCTACCGGCAAGGATAAAAAGCCCCGTGCAACTGAATGGCAAATCGAACAGACTTACGCTGTCATTAACCATCGTTACTTGAACCACATGCCGGTTTTAATCTCATCAGAATTGCCGATTGATCAACTTGTTGAGGTTGATGAAGCATTAGCAACTCGCATTTATGAAATGTGTAAGGATTATTTGGTACTAATCCAGGGCGATAGATTCCAGCTAAATCACAGATTAGAGGGAAAGGTGTAA